The genomic stretch TTCTTGCTGATACCGGTGATGCGGAAAGAGAAGAAGTTGTTGCTCTTGTTCTTTCTCTATTTCACCTTGGTTTTTCCGGTGACTTATGTCATCTATCAAAAAGCGGTGCTGTATGATGCCATGCGCCACTTATATTTTGTTTATCCCAGCATCATACTGCTCGCCGCACTGACGTTCAATTATTTCCTGAATGCTGCTTCGCGAAATACCAGATACATGACGGCAGGCGCTGTGGTGGTGCTATTGTTTCTACCGGCGCGGTTCATGGTGGCCAACCATCCGAACGAGTATGTTTATTTCAATGAACTGGAAGGAGGCATGAAGGGAGCTTATGGTAATTATGAATTGGATTACTACATGAATTCGGTGAAGCAATGCGCCAACTGGCTGCATGAAAACGAAAAGTTTGAAAAGAAGGACGGAGAGAAATTGTTGCTCTGCTCCAACGCCAATCTTCCTTGCAATTTTTATTTCGCGCCCGATTCAGCCAATCTGAATGTGGGCTACATCAGCTATCGAAATAGAACGAATACAAACGCTGATTACCTGATTCTTTATAACCGGTTTGTGGATAGAGAGCTTTTGCTCAACGGGGCTTTCCCTCCCGAACAAACGATTCACACGGTAGAGGTTGACGGCGTTCCCATTGCCTGTGTGATAAAGAAAACCGACAAGGGAGATTATTTAGGTCAACAGGAAATAGAAAAGGGAAATTATGCAGGAGCGCTGCAATATCTGGAACCTTACTCGGCTAAATATCCGAAGAATGATGTGGTGTTGAGTAGCTTGGGTTTGTGCTATCTCAATGCGCAGCAGTTGGATAAGGCGATCAATGTGCTGGGCCGCACTTTGTCGCTGAATCAGGATAATATGAACGCAGGATATTGGCTGGGCTTGGCTTATCTGTATAAGCAAGACTATACGCAAGCCGCGCAGATTTTGAAAACGGTCGTGGAAAAGAATCAATATTTCCCGGCACCGTATCAGGCCTTGAGCGAATGTATGGCTCGCTTAGGCTATAGGATCAGGCCGCTTATTACGCCAATATTTATCAGCAGTTGGGGGAAGAAGATAAGCGTCGCGCTTATTTATCTACGCAGGTGTAGCCTTGCAGACGGAGGTCAATAGATTTATCTACCACGTCCGCTTTATTATTAGCGCATACCTCTTCTGAAACAATGGTAGTGTCGGAACTGGTGATAGTCCAAGTGCCGGTAGCAGTGGCGCAAAGAGATTTCATGTTGTTATAAGCAGTTTTGCCATCTTTTTCACAGCCTTGCGAAATATCGAAACCGTTTACCGCACATTTGCCGCAATTTAGGACCGTAGTAAGCGAACAGTCTTTACATTTTTTGCAAGAAGGGAGGAAGGTTACTAATCCAGCAAATAGAAAGACTGGGAGCAACAGAGAATAAATTTTTTTGAAGGAGAGCATGGTTATTTTTTTTAGGTGATGGTTATTTTAATGAAGCGTAAATCTAAATAATGCTTTGAAATTTGAAAAGTAATCTACTAGCCAAACAAAAAAGGGCGAAACAGGAATACTCTTCCTTGCTTCGCCCTTTGGGTTGATAAAAGCGCTCGACTAATGTTCGTCCATAGGCTTTTGACAGCAGTTGGGAAGTTTGTCAAAAGCGGCTTCGTTTTTCTTTACATCGTCTGCGTCATACCCCGTATTGGCAATAGTCTGCCGGATTTTGTCGGGCGAGGTTTTTGCCGGGTCATATTTCACTTTGATTTTTTTGTTGTTCAGATTCAACGATGCTTCCAGAACACCTTCTGTAGCTTTCAAGCTCTTTTCTATTCGCTTCTTGCAGGATTCGCAAATAGCTGAGGTATGAATCGTAACCGTTTCGGACTTGGGCTTCACGGCAGCTTCCAGACCAGCAGATAGTAGTATAATCAGACCGATGGCGCTGAAGAATGATTTGGTAAGTGTACTCATGGTTTCTAATTTTGGTTTTAAAAATAATGATTCAAAGTAAAAATGTCGGATTCGGAATATCCTTTTAACGTACTTTAATTCTTACGGAACGGGGATGGAATGATGAGCGCCCGTATGAGTTATCAGTTCAGCACAAATCGAAATCCGGCGAAAGCCATCGCTCCCCTGAGTGGCGCCCAAATCAGCGAAGCATCGAACTGGTTGCTGAACGGCTGGCTACTGGATATAATCGGATTCTTTTGGCTGAAGTTGGTCAGGTTCTCTCCACCCAAATAGATTTCCCATTTCTTGATCTTGAAGGTGATCTGTGCATTGAGTTGGAAGAAATCTTTGGATTGAAGCAGTCTTTGGTTTTCAACATCGTTTGGTGATGTATCCGGAATCCGCGTTTTGCCAAACCAGTTGAAACTGGTATTAAATCTCCAGCGTTCCTTACGGGTTTTATATTGCAGCGACACTAAGCCACGATGTTGTGGCCGTAAGGGAATTATTTTTCTGCCGCTTTGATAATCTGTCTTGGTTTGCTCGAATTTATAAGCCAGTTTGACATCAAAGCCCTTGATAACTTCATAGCTTAATTCAACCTGCATGGCATTGGCAAAGGAATGACCATCGAGGTTATAGAATTGTAACTTTCGTGCGTTTTCCAAATCAACCACGACTTGACGAATGAAATCTGTCCGGTAATAATCAATGCTGATTAATCCTTCTCGGAAGTTCAGGAAGTATTTATAAGTCAGGTTGGCGCCATAGTTCCAGGCCTCTTCCACTTTGATATTGGGATCAATGAAGATTTCGCGGTTGTTTGCCAGCAAGCCGAAATTTTCGGCAAAGAGAGTAGGTACTCGGTATCCCCGCCCGCCGCTTACACGAAAACTTAAATCAGGAATAATATTCCACTTCATGTTGAACCTCGGCGTAATGAAGAATCCGTAGAGATTATGATAATCGGCTCGCAGGCCACCGACGAGGACAATATTCTTGCGTTTCCCAAAACTAAAAGCTACTTCCGAGAAAATTCCCGGAACAATTTCTGTTCGGTTTCGGTTCAAGGTGTCGAACACTTCATTCACATAATCTATCTGGCCGGAAGCCCCGAACTTTATCAGGTCATCCTTTTCATTCAGATTCTTTTGGTAGATGAAATTGAGATAGCCAAAATGTTCTAAGCCGGTATAATCTCTTCTTCCGATGTAGCCAAACTGATGGTGATAGATGTATTTGTACTGTATCCCGATGAAATTTTCTTTTGGCAGATTGAAGGCGGTCTTGGCAAAGGCTTCTACCCGTTCTGTTTTGAGTCTTAATCCCCAATTGTCTTGAGTCAATCTGCCTTCGTTAGGATTGAAGGCTGACTGCCCTCCCCGACGGTCTTCCAGATTGACCGTGACGCTGCTCCAGAATCCAAATACCTTTCCGCTTTCATAATTAAAGCGGTTAAAGAGGTTCAGATTTTTAACCAGCGGATTATCCATAAATCCATCATGGTTCAAATCCATTTTCAACCAGTTCAATTGTCCATGCACCGCCGAAAGTGTACTCCACTTGCTGCTGAGTTTGGTAGCAGAAATCAGGTTGAGTTCGGTGCGCATATCTTGATTGAGATATAAGTTTACGTATAATTTATCGGCCAGTCGGGGCTTTTTCAATTCCACATTGATTTGACCGGTCATGGATTCATAGCCGTTCACTACGCTTCCTGCTCCCTTGTTCAGTTGAATTGAACTCATCAATGGGCCGGGAATAAAATTCAGCCCGAAAGTGTTTCCCAAACTACGGATGGAGGGAATGTTTTCAACCAAAATTTGAGTATAAATACCGTCGAGACCCAGCATCCTTATTTCTTTAGCACCTGACACAGCATCGGTGAAATTCACATCCACCGAAGCAGAGCTTTCAAAACTCTCACTGAGGTTACAACAGGCATCTTTTACTAAATCAAGAGAATTAATCACCTCCACATTCATGGGGGTAGTTTCAAGCCGTGATGCTTTCCTTCGAGTGATTTCCACGGCATCTATGGTCAGCGGAAACAGCGAAATGGTCATCATCGTATTTCCCTTTAGGTAAACGGTGTCGCTCTGATAACCAAACGCAGTGACCAGAAGTGCATCTACATCGGGATTTACTTCATGAATGACAAAGATGCCCAGGCTATCAGTGACAACTCCGTTGGTCGAGTGAAACACCGAAACAAAGGCTCCCGAAATCGGTACGGTTTTCCCACCAGCCAACTCTTCAACCACATGGCCATGAACCGTTTGCGCCCATAGCGACTGAAAGGGTAAAAACCCTAAAACAATAAACAATAAATATTTCATTACCTGCTATTTATATTAACGAATGATCCTCCAAAAAGATTAGGAAGATGATTCTAACAGCGGTACACCTGAAGCAGCGAAAGGGAACTGGAATCCTTTAGAGGAGGATTGAAATGAGAAAATGGAAAATGCTCTGAGTAGGTTGTGATAGTAGAGAGCCATGAAGAAAATGCAAGGAAAAAAGTGGGTGCAGGAATTAACTTTTGAAAATCATCACCCAGATTCACAAATACCTGTTTGATATATTTTGCTGTGTCTTCACAGCAGGAGGTCCCCCGGAAGCAAGTGGCTTCATTATTCAAAGGCTCTGAACAACAATGTTTAGTAGGGGAGAAACTGTAGCTCGTTTCGCCGGACTCCAAACAGGCATGGCGATGAATCATCTGCCCGTTGTCGGCAAAGACCATCACCA from Bacteroidota bacterium encodes the following:
- a CDS encoding tetratricopeptide repeat protein, with product MAKQQPKPQPASAKKKEDKTEKPLVPFIAEPLAKKIFFVLAALLLVLMTTVSHQYGISGDENYHKEYGHHVVNFYTSLGHDTTAATRNGLDSMMVFYGGFYDGTATVLAKALPMFHEYDVRHFWNSIFGFVAILGTGLIAVEIMGWQAGLLALLFMAFSPRFFGESMNNPKDITMTTGYVLAYIFIIRFIKQLPKPSLKTALGLGASIAVAMGIRIGGLLLIPYAFMFYGLMMWSIYGYRELFDFSRFKDNVWPSLRWLLLATFIGYFGSLLFWPYGLVSPLEHPFEILREAQKYPVNIRILFAGGHLFSSEIPWNYIPQWLAITTPLFGLIGLALSFLLIPVMRKEKKLLLLFFLYFTLVFPVTYVIYQKAVLYDAMRHLYFVYPSIILLAALTFNYFLNAASRNTRYMTAGAVVVLLFLPARFMVANHPNEYVYFNELEGGMKGAYGNYELDYYMNSVKQCANWLHENEKFEKKDGEKLLLCSNANLPCNFYFAPDSANLNVGYISYRNRTNTNADYLILYNRFVDRELLLNGAFPPEQTIHTVEVDGVPIACVIKKTDKGDYLGQQEIEKGNYAGALQYLEPYSAKYPKNDVVLSSLGLCYLNAQQLDKAINVLGRTLSLNQDNMNAGYWLGLAYLYKQDYTQAAQILKTVVEKNQYFPAPYQALSECMARLGYRIRPLITPIFISSWGKKISVALIYLRRCSLADGGQ
- a CDS encoding heavy-metal-associated domain-containing protein, with translation MSTLTKSFFSAIGLIILLSAGLEAAVKPKSETVTIHTSAICESCKKRIEKSLKATEGVLEASLNLNNKKIKVKYDPAKTSPDKIRQTIANTGYDADDVKKNEAAFDKLPNCCQKPMDEH
- a CDS encoding TonB-dependent receptor; protein product: MKYLLFIVLGFLPFQSLWAQTVHGHVVEELAGGKTVPISGAFVSVFHSTNGVVTDSLGIFVIHEVNPDVDALLVTAFGYQSDTVYLKGNTMMTISLFPLTIDAVEITRRKASRLETTPMNVEVINSLDLVKDACCNLSESFESSASVDVNFTDAVSGAKEIRMLGLDGIYTQILVENIPSIRSLGNTFGLNFIPGPLMSSIQLNKGAGSVVNGYESMTGQINVELKKPRLADKLYVNLYLNQDMRTELNLISATKLSSKWSTLSAVHGQLNWLKMDLNHDGFMDNPLVKNLNLFNRFNYESGKVFGFWSSVTVNLEDRRGGQSAFNPNEGRLTQDNWGLRLKTERVEAFAKTAFNLPKENFIGIQYKYIYHHQFGYIGRRDYTGLEHFGYLNFIYQKNLNEKDDLIKFGASGQIDYVNEVFDTLNRNRTEIVPGIFSEVAFSFGKRKNIVLVGGLRADYHNLYGFFITPRFNMKWNIIPDLSFRVSGGRGYRVPTLFAENFGLLANNREIFIDPNIKVEEAWNYGANLTYKYFLNFREGLISIDYYRTDFIRQVVVDLENARKLQFYNLDGHSFANAMQVELSYEVIKGFDVKLAYKFEQTKTDYQSGRKIIPLRPQHRGLVSLQYKTRKERWRFNTSFNWFGKTRIPDTSPNDVENQRLLQSKDFFQLNAQITFKIKKWEIYLGGENLTNFSQKNPIISSSQPFSNQFDASLIWAPLRGAMAFAGFRFVLN